The following proteins are encoded in a genomic region of Oryctolagus cuniculus chromosome 13, mOryCun1.1, whole genome shotgun sequence:
- the CDNF gene encoding cerebral dopamine neurotrophic factor isoform X1, whose amino-acid sequence MWCASLGAVLAFCAGFWVSSPVQAQGPEAGGRPGADCEVCKEFLDRFYNSLIARGVHFSLEIIEKELISFCLDAKGKENRLCYYLGATKDAATKILSEVTRPMSVHMPAVKICEKLKKMDSQICELKYEKKLDLASADLWKMRVAELKQILRSWGEECRACAEKTDYVNLIKELAPKYAAMHPQTEL is encoded by the exons ATGTGGTGCGCGAGCCTAGGTGCCGTGCTGGCTTTTTGCGCTGGGTTCTGGGTCTCTAGTCCGGTGCAGGCTCAGGGCCCGGAAGCCGGGGGCCGGCCGGGGGCCGACTGTGAAG TATGCAAGGAATTCTTGGATCGATTCTACAACTCCTTGATAGCCAGAGGAGTTCACTTTTCACTGGAGATCATAGAAAAAGAGTTGATCAGCTTCTGCTTGGatgccaaaggaaaagaaaaccgcCTG TGCTATTACCTAGGAGCCACAAAGGATGCTGCCACAAAGATCCTAAGTGAAGTCACTCGCCCAATGAGTGTGCATATGCCCGCAGTGAAGATCTGTGAGAAGCTGAAGAAGATGGACAGCCAGATCTGTGAGCTGAAATATG aaaagaaattgGACTTGGCATCAGCTGACCTGTGGAAGATGAGAGTAGCAGAACTGAAACAGATACTGCGGAGCTGGGGGGAAGAGTGCAGGGCTTGTGCAGAGAAAACTGACTATGTGAACCTGATCAAAGAACTGGCCCCCAAGTATGCAGCGATGCACCCTCAGACAGAACTCTGA
- the CDNF gene encoding cerebral dopamine neurotrophic factor isoform X2, giving the protein MQGILGSILQLLDSQRSSLFTGDHRKRVDQLLLGCQRKRKPPGMCYYLGATKDAATKILSEVTRPMSVHMPAVKICEKLKKMDSQICELKYEKKLDLASADLWKMRVAELKQILRSWGEECRACAEKTDYVNLIKELAPKYAAMHPQTEL; this is encoded by the exons ATGCAAGGAATTCTTGGATCGATTCTACAACTCCTTGATAGCCAGAGGAGTTCACTTTTCACTGGAGATCATAGAAAAAGAGTTGATCAGCTTCTGCTTGGatgccaaaggaaaagaaaaccgcCTGGTATG TGCTATTACCTAGGAGCCACAAAGGATGCTGCCACAAAGATCCTAAGTGAAGTCACTCGCCCAATGAGTGTGCATATGCCCGCAGTGAAGATCTGTGAGAAGCTGAAGAAGATGGACAGCCAGATCTGTGAGCTGAAATATG aaaagaaattgGACTTGGCATCAGCTGACCTGTGGAAGATGAGAGTAGCAGAACTGAAACAGATACTGCGGAGCTGGGGGGAAGAGTGCAGGGCTTGTGCAGAGAAAACTGACTATGTGAACCTGATCAAAGAACTGGCCCCCAAGTATGCAGCGATGCACCCTCAGACAGAACTCTGA